The sequence below is a genomic window from Salminus brasiliensis chromosome 6, fSalBra1.hap2, whole genome shotgun sequence.
aaactcaaccccagcaagacagagctgctgtacatcccgggaactgctggaactcacaatgatcttgccatctcctttgagaactccttctggtcactccttctacagaagctcgaagccttgctgtagtcatggatgatcagttatcgttctcaagtcctGTTGCAGCtctaactcggtcatgcagatttctcctgtacaacatccagagaatttgacccttcctctcaAGTAgagtcacccaggtgctcgttcagtctctcatcacttccagacttgactactgcagctctattctggctggtctccctttgcgcaccatcagacctctgcaactcatccagaatgcactggcacgggtcgtcttcaatgttcctaacagctccgacagctccagcatctcagtgtactacaattccctgggtccgcgaacccctggacctgcaacctttatctaagaaacattaattaccaaaagctaaaataaacagatgagttttcagcttagatttaaagattgagactgtgtctgagtcccgaacattatctggaaggttattccagagttggggggctttataagaaaagaatcttccccctgctgaggttttctgaattttgggaacgagtaagaggccagcaccctgagatctaagtagtcttgatggtttgcaataagatcccgcaggtcaagcgaggccatgtagggccttatatgttaattgAAGAATGTTGTAATCAATACgggatttaactgggagccaatgaagtgctgatagaactggactgatatggtcaaattttctagttttaggaAGGACCAtgtctgcagcattttgcacatgctgaagtttattgaggtaaccgctggaacaacctgacaaaagtgcataacagtaatctagccttgaggtaataaaagcatgtactagcttttctgcatcatgagtttcttagtttggcaatgttacTGTATCATTTCTGTCAGTTCAAGGCTAGCTATTCTCAGTTGACCTCTAGCATCAACAAGGCGTTCATGTCTGCAGAACTGACACTCACTGTTACATTTATTAAGAGTAAATTCTTAAAGCTAAAAACCAGGTCATACTTTTTCCTGTTCTGATTcgtgatgtgaacattacctcaAGTCACTGGCTTGTATCTGCATGTGCTGCATGTATTTGACTGATTAGGGCTTCTTAATAAAGTGTTCAGTTAGCGTACTTAAACCtattaaatgaacacattttgTTTTAGTGACAAAAGAATGGCATTAAAATGGCCCATAATGTTGAGATGGCTGTCTGGTCTGTAAGAGAGGTGAGCCAGCAAATAGAAGGTCCCTGGTTCAAGTTCTAGGAATGACTGGGCGTTCCTGGTTGTAGCACTCCCTCACCCACCGCTGGCCAGAGATAGGAAGCAAAATGACCAGTTTCCTTTGTTAGTGGGTCAATAATGGACAGCTGAACTCACTTATGTTAACATTCAACACGCACACACTTGACGTCACTTGAACTTAACAGGATACAAGGAGATCTGAACCAACGGAGACTACAGTGATCAAACTAGCAGCAGAAATATGAAtctagcacccccttgtggttTGTTCTGATATAGATTGAACTGCGCCATCTGATGCTTGTGTTCAAACTATTTCCAACCACCATTCATTTCCTGCCTGACGGGTTAAAAATCACTGGAACAGCAGGGGGCGATATCACCAACTTCGGTCCATTACATTGTTTTGGTGACAATTAAAAAATGATTGATTGGAGGTGTGTTTCAGCTGTAAACGGGCCCTACATGTAGGATTTCCTAGCATTCCCAGTCTTCAGTGTTGAGTTAGGCTCTAAAGGGGAGGGGTGATACCCCTGGAGAATAAGGGATAGCCCATCTGGCCCAATCCAACAGACAGAGTGTTCATCTGCTTGTAGTTGGGCTtcaaggtaaaggtaaaggtgcacgtatttgtcactgtactatgtacagtaaaatgtgtcctctgcatttaacccatctgtggtagtgaacacacacacacactagtgaactaggggcagtgagtacacacacacacacacccagagcggtgggcagccaactccagcgccggGGAGCTGAGAGGGTataaggccttgctcaagggcccaacagtgacagcttgccaagcctgggaatcgaacccacaataaTGTGGGCTGTTTAATGCTGGGTGAGTTTAGTGGCAGATTAAAAGGCAACAACAGCTGTACCAAACCACCACTGGAAATGCTTGGTGAGCCTTGAGTGGCTAGAACCCTGTCTCCGGTTTACCTGTTGTCCTTCCATGGACCACTTTTGACAGGTAATGGCCACTGTGATTTTTCACCTTTCCTATAAAATTCAGTGTTTGAGCTGTAAACAAAGttgttcagagtggtttggtgtaaaacGGTTCATTGTGGATAAACTCTCCAGCTCAGATACGGTGGTTGTGATAAGGACCAGGGCTCACTTTGACTACAAAGCCATTTTCCTCATTTATCTTAAATGACTGGacactgcacaaactgctctccaTCATGGATGATAATGGTCACCCACTGCACACCTTCATTATGGACCAAAGGGCAGGTTGCTGTCACAGAGCTGCTCAGCAGACAACATCTTTAACTCTTCTCAGTGGGGCCGGAAGTGGGAGGGGGACAGATGAGTCTCTTATGTTCAAGCATAAGTTTatttatctgcactattaacactttactgtacatagATACacgatcctcctgtctatccttgccggccttggaattaccAGCTCTGCATGTcgatggtttgcatcgtacctgcagggacgctcataccaggtaacatggcaaaGGGAAACGTCCGCTccttcttggtcctcttcttttctcactctggCTTTACACtggctctcttggtaaagtgatatcctctcatggattctcttaccactgttacgccgacgacactcaactcatcctttctttcccaccgtctgacacacaggtttctgcccgcatctcagctGACATCTCTTCTTGAATGActgctcaccacctcaaactcaaccccagcaagacagagctgctgtacatcccgggaactgctggaactcacaatgatcttgccatctcctttgagaactccttctggtcactccttctacagaagctcgaagccttgctgtagtcatggatgatcagttatcgttctcaagtcctGTTGCAGCtctaactcggtcatgcagatttctcctgtacaacatccagagaatttgacccttcctctcaAGTAgagtcacccaggtgctcgttcagtctctcatcacttccagacttgactactgcagctctattctggctggtctccctttgcgcaccatcagacctctgcaactcatccagaatgcactggcacgggtcgtcttcaatgttcctaacagctccgacagctccagcatctcagtgtactacaattccctgggtccgcgaacccctggacctgcaacctttatctaagaaacattaattaccaaaagctaaaataaacagatgagttttcagcttagatttaaagattgagactgtgtctgagtcccgaacattatctggaaggttattccagagttggggggctttataagaaaagaatcttccccctgctgaggttttctgaattttgggaacgagtaagaggccagcaccctgagatctaagtagtcttgatggtttgcaataagatcccgcaggtcaagcgaggccatgtagggccttatatgttaatagaagaatgttGTAATCAATACgggatttaactgggagccaatgaagtgctgatagaactggactgatatggtcaaattttctagttttaggaAGGACCAtgtctgcagcattttgcacatgctgaagtttattgaggtaactgctggaacaacctgacaaaagtgcatcacagtaatctagccttgagataataaaagcgtgtactagcttttctgcatcctgtagtgataaggagtttcttagtttggcaatgttacTGTATCATTTCTGTCAGTTCAAGGCTAGCTATTCTCAGTTGACCTCTAGCATCAACAAGGCGTTCATGTCTGCAGAACTGACACTCACTGTTACATTTATTAAGAGTAAATTCTTAAAGCTAAAAACCAGGTCATACTTTTTCCTGTTCTGATTcgtgatgtgaacattacctcaAGTCACTGGCTTGTATCTGCATGTGCTGCATGTATTTGACTGATTAGGGCTTCTTAATAAAGTGTTCAGTTAGCGTACTTAAACCtattaaatgaacacattttgTTTAGTGACAAAAGAATGGCATTAAAATGGCCCATAATGTTGAGATGGCTGTCTGGTCTGTAAGAGAGGTGAGCCAGCAAATAGAAGGTCCCTGGTTCAAGTTCTAGGAATGACTGGGCGTTCCTGGTTGTAGCACTCCCTCACCCACCGCTGGCCAGAGATAGGAAGCAAAATGACCAGTTTCCTTTGTTAGTGGGTCAATAATGGACAGCTGAACTCACTTATGTTAACATTCAACACGCGCACACTTGACGTCACTTGAACTTAACAGGATACAAGGAGATCTGAACCAACGGAGACTACAGTGATCAAACTAGCAGCAGAAATATGAAtctagcacccccttgtggttTGTTCTGATATAGATTGAACTGCGCCATCTGATGCTTGTGTTCAAACTATTTCCAACCACCATTCATTTCCTGCCTGACGGGTTAAAAATCACTGGAACAGCAGGGGGCGATATCACCAACTTCGGTCCATTACATTGTTTTGGTGACAATTAAAAAATGATTGATTGGAGGTGTGTTTCAGCTGTAAACGGGCCCTACATGTAGGATTTCCTAGCATTCCCAGTCTTCAGTGTTGAGTTAGGCTCTAAAGGGGAGGGGTGATACCCCTGGAGAATAAGGGATAGCCCATCTGGCCCAATCCAACAGACAGAGTGTTCATCTGCTTGTAGTTGGGCTtcaaggtaaaggtaaaggtgcacgtatttgtcactgtactatgtacagtaaaatgtgtcctctgcatttaacccatctgtggtagtgaacacacacacacactagtgaactaggggcagtgaatacacacacacacacacccagagcagtgggcggTGGGCAGCGCCCGGGGAGCTGAGAGGGTataaggccttgctcaagggcccaacagtggcagcttgccaagcccgggaatcgaacccacaataaTGTGGGCTGTTTAATGCTGGGTGAGTTTAGTGGCAGATTAAAAGGCAACAACAGCTGTACCAAACCACCACTGGAAATGCTTGGTGAGCCTTGAGTGGCTAGAACCCTGTCTCCGGTTTACCTGTTGTCCTTCCATGGACCACTTTTGACAGGTAATGGCCACTGTGATTTTTCACCTTTCCTATAAAATTCAGTGTTTGAGCTGTAAACAAAGttgttcagagtggtttggtgtaaaacGGTTCATTGTGGATAAACTCTCCAGCTTAGATACGGTGGTTGTGATAAGGACCAGGGCTCACTTTCACTACAAAGCCATTTTCCTCATTTATCTTAAATGACTGGacactgcacaaactgctctccaTCATGGATGATAATGGTCACCCACTGCACACCTTCATTATGGACCAAAGGGCAGGTTGCTGTCACAGAGCTGCTCAGCAGACAACATCTTTAACTCTTCTCAGTGGGGCCGGAAGTGGGAGGGGGACAGATGAGTCTCTTATGTTCAAGCATAAGTTTatttatctgcactattaacactttactgtacatagATACacgatcctcctgtctatccttgccggccttggaattaccAGCTCTGCATGTcgatggtttgcatcgtacctgcagggacgctcataccaggtaacatggcaaaGGGAAACGTCCGCTccttcttggtcctcttcttttctcactctggCTTTACACtggctctcttggtaaagtgatatcctctcatggattctcttaccactgttacgccgacgacactcaactcatcctttctttcccaccgtctgacacacaggtttctacccGCATCTCAGCTGACATCTCTTCTTGAATGActgctcaccacctcaaactcaaccccagcaagacagagctgctgtacaccCATACTtaccatctcctttgagaactccttctggtcactccttctacagaagctcgaagccttgctgtagtcatggatgatcagttatcgttctcaagtcctGTTGCAGCtctaactcggtcatgcagatttctcctgtacaacatccagagaatttgacccttcctctcaAGTAgagtcacccaggtgctcgttcagtctctcatcacttccagacttgactactgcagctctattctggctggtctccctttgcgcaccatcagacccctgcaactcatccagaatgcagcggcacgggtcgtcttcaatgttcctaaattcagccatgtgactccactgctgtgttctcttcactggcttcctgtagctgctgcccacatcagattcaaacccctgactctggcctacaaagccaagactggaacagcccctccgtacttaatggcaacggtcaaaagccgatctgtacAAAGAGCCCTTCGAGTTATTCACATTcacaagtacggctcagcttggCCAGTCATCCCTTAAGATTCAGATCTGTCCTggtaccaaagtggtggaacgagcttctcctgggtcttcaaacccagactgaagaccctcatcttcagagagtacttgggcgaatagcggagtggtctccttatagacttgtgtttagtagtgtctgagcttagaggtatctttaaattttcAGTCTGTTcgaactagctgaggttattcttgagtaaaccgtgatgcacttttgtaagtctctggataagagcgtctgctaaatgccctaaatgtaaatgtctgaaCTATGTGAGGGAGCTTTCAGCAGCATTTAATGCTTTTGACATCTGGTTCCATCTCGTGGCCATCTGGTGAATTGGCAAATTTCCCTAGACTCTTTCCCTAGAATTTCCCTAGAATCTTTATGATCAATTATGCAGTAAATTAAgtgattattaaaaacatttctgCACAATGACACCATTAGGATTTATCATCATTAGGGCTAATTAATCAGTCATGTTTAATTAAACTGGATGTGCTCTTAGTGCATGGAGAAGTGAAAAGGATATGGGTAGCATATAAAGTGAAGGTCTGGTAGACGCTACTTTTGCTTGTCTCTCTGTTTTATAGCAGTTTATgtaatttaatgtgttttttttttggttattttttCCAGAGAAATCCGAACCGAAGCGTTCATTTCTGCGCACAGGAAGACTTTAAAGATGATCAGTATTAGTATGGGGACACTAGCTGTAGATTATCGTGGTGTTACCGGATTATCGGATCGAGTGGTATCGCCCAGCCGTGATAAAGGTGAAAGCTCGGCCGGTCTGCTGCTCCGTCACCCGGTTGGGCGGAGCTTCAGTCCTGGCGGCGCCGGAGGAGCAGCAGCTGCCGGAGGAGCAGTCAGCGGCAGAAGCGGAGCCAGGCTCGGCCAGCACGGCGTCTTCTCAGATGAGAGCTGGACGGGTGGGTTAATGCAGTTCTTAGTCAGTTAATTCAGCTAGGTGACTTTAACTGGTAACGTGTCCATTTACTTTAATTTAGGGCGCTGCAGACGGAAAGCTAGTGGAAATAAACAGTGGGTCTTTGTCGGCAGGCTCTGCCCTGAACTTCAACAACACTGGGAGGACTGACTCACTAACGGCGCGCTGTCGAGTTCGCTAGCACCAGCCTGTTTTACTAAAGCAGGGGTTAGTGCGGAGTCAACGGGTAGATAAATACCGAGGTATTAGCTAATGCTCTCCAGCTGTAACTTGGCGCTAGGTCCGACACTGGCGTTAGTCGTAATGTTGGCTATAGCGAGCTTGGGAGGTCTTGCGTCTTCGACAGAGCTCTGCTATGTTAATTTAGTAGCTAGGACGTCTGTTTATTTTCTTGTGTAGATTTACGGGGACTGGAGAGAAGAGTGCACTGTCTCTTTAAACCGGCTCGGAGTGAAAAGTTCAAGCAAGGTTAGTGTCACTGCCAAAGCCTCCGCCTGTGCCTCCtctgtctcctcctcctcctcctcctcttccccccCAGCTTCCGCCCGCCCGGGGTCTTATCAGCACTAGCAccttgtaaacacacacacacttagataCACTTACTGTCTTtaacctgacacacacacacacacacacacacacacacacagtttaactCATGCTGGTGTTTCTTGTTCAACGCAGCAgtgtgtgaggaggaggaggaggaggaggaggaaggcaCTACGCAGGTTAGTGACCGCGGCTGGGAGGGAAAGCAGGAGGCAGCCGCAGCAGATGGCTGGAGAAAGCGGGGAGAGAAAACGGCTCCCCAACAACAGATCCTCTCAcgacggaggaggaggaggaggaggagcaggaggggcaggaggagaggagagggcgATCGGGAATTTGGGCGAAAGTGCAAAAAGTCAAGCCGGACCGGCGACGTCTAAAGAGCGGCGAGGGAAGGAGAACAATGCGGGGAAATTGAACCCCGCTGCGGGGAAGATGAAGATGGAGGACACGGCGGCGAGCGGAGCAGCCGAGCAAACCGACCTCAGTGTTTTCTTCGATGAGGACAGTAACCACATTTTCCCAGTGGAACAGTTCTTCGGAAACCTGGACACAGTTCAGGTACGATCGCACATGAGCTGAGTTTAATTTGGCCAACGAGACATGTACGGTATTCGGTGTGGAGTCCTCCCCACATGCCTGTTTTCCCAGATCTAACCACGACTAATCAAATATTCAGGGTTTTAGTTTAGGTTTACAGATCAGACAGTGCATGCAAGCAAATCATGTAAGCCTTAGGATGGTGTTTTATGCAAATAAGTGCAATGCAAAGAATTCAAGAAGTCAAATACCATGGTAAAAGCTGACCCACTACTTTTACAGGATGACCTTTTTTTACTGCAGCATCAGACTGCTGCATAATACCCAGCCTACTACTGGAGAAATCTTACAGTATCTGTAtctgggggcagtggtggctcagcggttagagcgccgggatatcgataacagggttgtgggttcgatccccgggctcggcaagctgccactgttgggcccttgagcaaggccctttaccctctctgctccccgggcgctggagttggctgcccaccgctctgggtgtgtgtgtgtactcactgcccctaacacgtgtgtgtgtgagtgtgtgttcactaccagatgggttaaatgcggaggacacatttcgctgtacagtccacactgtacagtgacgaatacgtgcacctttatccttttatcagATACCGGCACCTATACACTTTTAGTTTGCATACTTCATGAAACCAAACGTTTAAACagccagtaaaagccagtcataaatggttattaccattaaacagacactcagtggagcttctgaaaccaaaagttgagtttaAGCAGATGTTTAAATGTAAAACTTAAGTTTACATGAAGACGTGTAGCTGAATGTGAAATCGCTGCATAAACacttttcactgctctgaaatgtgaattttaaacactaatTAAAGGCTGTTTGGTGAAGATTAGCAACTTTATATTTCTCTTCCTgcacgtgtttctgcattgtcaGTTAATTTTTTTCATAGCTCTAAAACCTTTCAAATGTGCAGATACTCAACCAGtgaatgctgttctttcaagcttattagatttacatttacggcatttagctgacgctcttatccagagcgacttccagggttGCACATATTACACAGGTGTGCCAAtgaagtgttaggagtcttgcccaaggactcttattggtgtagtgcaacaTGGTCACCCatcctgggaatcgaaccccagtctcccacatggtgtggtagctcactggtaggtagtggtgttatctgttatgccacaccaaccacagtaaCCACCATTAGATCTCATTTGGGAtcagatgtgtatatataaaaaaaaaacccttaaataACAAGATTTATAGCCATCCATCAGTCAGTTGCTCTGTACTGGCAGATACCtctgaaaatctggtatcaaAAAGGTGCATTAATAATAGTCATTTATTATTGGGTTGCTTTACTTGCCATGCTCTAATATTTTAGAGCAAGTACAATATGTAAGACAGGGGTTCctttaaagattttaaagatCCTAAAATTTGTATTGATCTGTATCGGACAAGTCTCTACAAAGACTTGAATGAATGTTTGTCCATCAGGTTCTCCTGTATTCTGTGAAAGAGATCAGGGGAATATTTAAATTGTGTGCGTCAAACTGCAAACTAAGAAAGGGCACCGGATTGTTGGTGATAGTTATGACTGTCCTTTAGCAATTATTGATGTGACACTATTACAGATGATGGTTATCTGGTCAGGGTTTTATTTTGAGGAACGATTATGGTTTGTTGGCTGTGATTGATTATAGGATTGATGGTGATTTTATAGTTTTGGTTATTATAGTGTTCTACCTAAAAGCAGAAATTTGGCTCAAACAGCACAAGATGTTGGTTTAGCGTAAGAGTCAACTGCATCCAAACTGCAGCATGAAGGATGCACAATGATggaatttcatttaatttactgCATTTGCAACCCTCTATAAATGTTAGTCTTTTGTAATGCTAATTGTTGACATTTTTGTTGGCATTGACTGATATTCCCTCAGCATCCCCTTCAACATGACTGGGCCGTCATTAAAACGTCTCCGGTGATTCTAGGCATTTTGGTTCCAGCGTCAACACGTGTTCATGTGTCTATTTTTGCAGGACTTTTCACAGAGGACTTCCACTGCCACAGAAGGCATTAGCAGACGAGAGTACAGGAGACGCCATTACTACGCCAAAGACGATAGTGATGAAGAGCAGACATGACCCAGACATGCACACAGTGGCTGAGTGGAACTCTAATGGATCCACTGTACCAGTGGTTCTGAAAAAACAGGTGATTTCATTGAGCAAGTTGATGGCAGAATCCTGTGGCACAGATTTGGAAGATTTCAAAAGACGACTGAACTGGTTCCACTTGGGAAAACTTCACTTCTGGAGTTGTTATAAAgactttttaatctttttaggGAGTTTATGTGGGTGGGGGCAGGAGTAAGTTTTATCTTTTTAATAACACATCCTGAAAATGTCCCTTTTAAGAGGcttttgctgtttattttgaaAAGGGACAGATCTGGTTAATTCAGGGAAGCACTGGTACTATTACTAGAATCACAGTTAATGGTTGAGGTTTTTAATCAAAGCCTTCTTTCAGTGAATCAGTGTCACTACAGTCTGCCAATTTACAAAGCTAAAGTGATCTGAGGCCTGAAATTATTTTATCACAGTGTTGCCTAAAAGaagtaaatgtatatttttgagGCTGGTATTTGGTAACGAGTAGTAGTTTTGGCCAGACTAGGTAAATGCACCTTAATGCTGTTATCATATCATGTGATCGGTGTTTGTGCAGACAGGCCGATTTGCTGGAGCAGTTTTGTGGTGCAGCTGATTCTTCACAAACCAGCAATTTCAGCCTCAGtaattcattttaatgtgtTCTGTTGAGTGAAGCATGACCCAGTTGTTTTAACACAGCCAGCTGTAAACATTTTACAGGTCAAGTGCCTCATTCAGAAAACTCTAGGTGTTtaattttctgaaaaaaaagtcTGAATTTTAAAAGTCTGAATGGGATTTTTATGTGTACATATACCCTACTGAAAGTGTCTGTCTAATTCTCAGTTGAAAGTTTTTCAGTTGGTGCATTTCTGttgtcaaagaaaaaaaaatccatgacAAATGACAACTGCCTCTGTTCTATAATAGAAAAATGTACTTAGTTATATCCTTTACCCATCCACCTCTGAGCTTCTGATGTGTATTAATTATGCTCTCAGCAAAATGAGTTACATTAATTATTGTAAATTTGCAATTGTGCGTTTCATATCATGTATAGTTTGTTGTATAAAACATTTGCACTAACTTTATATTCAAAGACTAAACATTTAACTTATTTTATATCTGCATGTCTGTATAAATTGTGAAAGGCATCAAATTCTTAAGTTTGATTTATGGCTACAGatgtgtatatttttgtattcaAATTAGTGCtaattttgctaccagatacca
It includes:
- the c6h1orf174 gene encoding UPF0688 protein C1orf174 homolog, which produces MRAGRIYGDWREECTVSLNRLGVKSSSKQCVRRRRRRRRKALRRLVTAAGRESRRQPQQMAGESGERKRLPNNRSSHDGGGGGGGAGGAGGEERAIGNLGESAKSQAGPATSKERRGKENNAGKLNPAAGKMKMEDTAASGAAEQTDLSVFFDEDSNHIFPVEQFFGNLDTVQDFSQRTSTATEGISRREYRRRHYYAKDDSDEEQT